A stretch of DNA from Paenibacillus sp. FSL W8-0186:
ATAAGGAGGTAAAGTCCATGTATGAGCCTCGCGAACGCAATGAAGTGAGTAACGTAGACGTAGAAAGAAGAGACATTCAGCAGAAATCCGAGCCAAGCATGGTTGCTTCAACGTTTATTAAATATGCCGCTTATATTGTGCTGTTCTTCGGCTTTCTGTACTTCCTCGTAAAATACGTATTTCCAATGTTTTAATTTATTGAAATCTTTGCGCATTTGCCGGAACGCCAGGAGGCGTCCCGGTTTTTTTGTTACTTCTTCCGTTTGAATGTGGCTATTCGGGGTAAACTCCAATTAAGCATCAGCTTATAGCCTGCACATCATAATGAGGAGGAGATTCCCCTTGCCAGAACATTTAGAACATTTAGAACATTTAGAACATTTAGAACATTTAGAACATTTAGAACACGGCGATAATCCCAAGACTGAGGCCGCTGATCACGAGTACAAGAGATACCAGGTATTGAGAGAGTATCGGCCGGAGAACGACATTCCCGGCGACGATTTGCTCCCGCATGATACACGCATCACCCAAGCGCTTAGCGAGGATGACCCCCATTCCAGCAAGCAGGCGGACGATGTGCGGCATAGCAGCGATTTTCCTGATGTGCCCGATGCCGATGAAATTGCCGCAAACAGCCCCGTAGATCCTGCCGCCCCTGACCCGAACGCGGTACCCGGCATTGATGTGCTGAACGGCTATGATGGGGATGACGGGGATGAGTGAGCCATGCCGGTTACGATGAAGTGACAGGTCCGAACCGTTGTAATACCTTCACAAAGGAACCTCTCTCCCCGCAAATTCAGGGAGAGAGGTTCTTTATTGGCGATATAAATTTCGCAAATTCCTCCAGCTAGCGGATCATGCCCGAATATCTAACCTGCACATCCGCCTTGACGCTGAATTCCAAATTCGGATATATCCTTCTCCACTCTTCAAGCTCCGTAGCGTTGTTCCAATTCATGGCGCTGTATCTTAACCCCCATCCGAACGGATCTAGCCCGGTTCCATGGATTTTGACAAGGAATTGCTTAATTTCCTTTTCCCACTGCTCGCTGGCCGCTTTGGAAACGGCTCTGAGAATGGGCCCTGTCATCTCGATTCCGCCCGTGTTATCCTCCAACGATGCCCTGCCTCCGACGGTATACTGCACGACCATGTTACCCTTATTCGATTTAGCCAATTTGAATTTGGATCGGTTAGTTTCCATATTGTAACTATATATGTTACCATCCATTTCTACATTGAAGCTGGTCCGCAGCCCTCGCTGGGTTAGCAAATTAAGCAGTCTTGCCTCGTCGGGCGTTAATTCAGCGCGTATTCTCTGATTGTCCAGCAGCACTGCTTTATTAATCAGAAGAGTATCCTCCCCTTCTTTCTCCACGAGAGGCAGAACAGGATCCAGGCCTTGCTCCGTCAAATGACGCCGTAAATTATAGGAGAACGTGCTGACGATGAAAGGCGATTCAGTTCCTTCCTTCCCCAAGCTTAAAATGAGGTAATAAGCGGGGACCCGCTCGCTTTTTAGACGTACGCCAAGCACTTCCTTGGCCGTAGGCCTGGCCACTCCGTTATAGGCGACTAGTTGAATATCCCTGCGCCTGACCATCCAATCGGTCATTTCGGAAATATTGTTCCGGGCATATCCCTCTCCGAACAATAGCGTCTTGCAAAGGCTGAAATCCAGCTCCTTATCCACCTTTGATTTCAGCAGGCGAATTGCCTCCGGTATGCTGCTTGAAATCTGAGAAATGACAATGGCTTCCTGATTACGTTTTGTCGGATCACCTTCGGGAATAGCCAGTTTAAGCGAAACCTCGATCAAATGCTTACCCTTACCCTTACCCTTGCCTTCTCCCTCTTTTCCTTCTCCGCCTTCTCCGCCCGCTTCCTCCGTTTGAACGGAATCAATTCCGAAACTCAATACGAACACGCGCCGGTCCACGTCCTTGAATTGGCACCCTGCTAGCAGCAGGGATACCAGGCATAACAGGAATACAAGCCTCGGGTACTGCCATTTTCTCATGCCCTCTTCTTCCTCCTCCGGTATGCGGCAATGATCGTAGCTATCAGCAGAAACTCTCCGGGCAGGCGAACATTCAGAAACCACTGTCCAAGCACCGTTAATTTCACCTGATCTAAATAGAATCCCATCCAAACCGTTACTGCCGTCATCACACCAAGAATCCACCAGTCCTTATTCGAAGCTGCTTTTAATCCCTTTGTCTTCTTCTTCATAAAAAATCCTTTGAATATTTCCAATGCAATATGCCAATGAATGACGGCGCTAACTAGCGACAAGGCTAAGTAAGTGAAATAGAATATAAACAGCACGCGCTCCACGATAAAAAACTCGCTGCGAATGGCATCCGCCGTAGAAAACCAGGTGTATACCTGGTCCTCTACGCCGATCGTCCCGTGATAGCCAATGGGAACAAGCAGCGTAATTAGCAGGATCAACAGTCCGGATACCGGGATCATCCACAAATGTCTAGGCTTCAAGCTTTTAAAGGAGCGGTTGAAAATGGCCAGGTTCACATATCCGGTAAAAATAAAAGAAGCCCCCGCAATAGAGTTGTACTTCGGCATAGTCCATAGATGGGTGATGACCTGCATGACCGCATCCCAGCTGAAATGCGGATTTATTAGCGCCTTAAGCAGCATATAAGCAGCCAGTGGACAGTTAATGATCAGGGTCGTCTCGAGCGCATACAGGATAGATTCTGTTTTTAGGCGGCTGCTAATCGTAACCAGCAATAAAAAAGCGATGAGAGCAAAGAAAGGAGAGACATCTGGACTTATGAAGCGGAGTGTAATATCAACAAAAGACACTAGAGTGATAGCCCCGGATCCATACCAAAGGGAAGCAAAAATGCAAAGTAAAGGGATGCCTATAAACCGGGGAAGGGTGGAATCCACAATTTCTGGCAATCCCTCCCCGGGAAAATGGCTGATGATTTTCGTAAAGGTGATCAACAGCGTCGACCCAAGCACAACCGAAATCAAGATGGACAGCAGCGCTCCCTCAAATCGGTTGTCGATCAAGACGCGGGGTACGAAATTTATGATATTAATTAACGCGTTGATCAAATATAAATAATAGAAATACCTTTCCTTAACCATTCTGCTTGTCTCCCTTAGCTTGATTGGCGTTTCGCTGAAAATATTTCCATATAAGGCTTTCCAAAGCTGCGCATGCCCGACAGATACATCACAATTCCCACCGTACTCACCACGATGCCGATTAGTCCGAACGTTGCCGCAAAGAATATGAGGTAATATTTAAGTACACGCACAGTAAAAGCCATCATATTCAAGGGGATGACAAAATTGGAGATCGCGACTGCCGATACGATAATGATCATGATATTACTGACCAAACCGGCCTGCGTTGCCGCTTGCCCCAAAATAAGACCTCCTACCGTCGTCGCCGTCGGCCCGATCGCCTTTGGAAGCCTCAAGCTCGCCTCTATGAGAAATTCCATCATGAGCAGCATCAAGACAACCTCGACGAAAGACGGATAAGGCACGGCAGCGCGGCTTCCCGCGATCAGAAGCGTGATTTGAATTTTTAATATTTCCGGATTATAGGATGTAAAAGCAACATAGAAGGCTGGGAGCGTAACCGTGATAAAGAGGCCGATGTAACGGATCAGCTTCATAAACCAGCCGACTAACGTAAGCTGGATTTTGTCATCCATTGCCGTGAAGAAGTCGTTGAACATGGCTGGGGCTATTACTGCATAACCTACCGTGTTCATAAGTACGGCAACTTTGCCTGCCGATAAGTTGAATACGACCCGGTCAGGCCTTTCCGTTACGATCGTTGTTGGAAAAAGTTGATACCTCCGCTCGCTGATATATTTTTCAAGTTCGCCCGCCGATTGCAAAATATCAACCGATATTTCAGAGAGCCGCTGCTTCATCTCTTGCAATACATCCCTATCCACCCGGGAATCGTCATACATCACGACAACCGTGGTTTGGGACACATCGCCGATCGTTAGCGGCTCGATCCTCAATTCTTTGGACTGGTAGCGGCGGCGAATCAAATTGACGTTGATTTCAATATTCTCGGTCAGGGCATCATTCGGCCCTTGGACGATTGCCTCCGTTATGCTGGAGGAAATACCGCTAAACTCTATTTTCATCGCGTCAAACAAATAACTGCTGTCCTTGATCCGAATAAAAATATAGCCTTTCATCACAAACTCGATAACCTGCTGCTTATCCTTGGCTTTCTCGCACCCCGGAAAAGAAAAGATGTAGTTCTCATATTCCTGAACGTCCATCTCATAACTGGGTACGACAATGAAGCGTTTAACCGTATCTGAATCGGTCAGGCTTCTCAAGTAGATCATTTTAATGTCGCCGGAATTTCCCAGGGACCTCTCCTCGAAATCCATCAGACCGGTCAATTGCTCGGCTAACCATGCTTCCATCCTTTGCTCATTTCGTATCGTTGGCATATCGAATAATATCCTTTCGTTTTGCAAATCTTTTTACGCATTCCTCTCAGTCCGGGTTATTGTTCCAACGAAACGGATAAATCATACATTTGCTTTTCTCAGTTTGTGCCTCATGGCCCCAGCAGCTTTGTATTCGACAAAAAAAAGGCCTAGCGTTCCGCACGCCAGACCTGGTTCCTTCCTGATTCCTTTGCTTTATATAATGCTTGATCAGCCATATCCAGCAGCTGCTCCTCCCCGATGTCAGGATATGACGCGCTGCCTGCGGAAATCGTCAAATGAATAATTAACCCCTGCGGCAGCAAGAACGGCTGTTCCTCCACATTGCTCCGCAAACACTCGGCGATTTTTGCGATCTTGTCCCTGTCGCAGTGATCGACAAGAACGACGAACTCCTCCCCGCCTTTGCGGGCAATCTTATCATCCGGACGAAACGTATCGCGCAGCAGATCGGCAAACTGGGACAATACCGCATCGCCAGCAGCATGCCCGTATGTATCATTCACCTGTTTGAAATGATCGATATCTACCAAAAGCAGAGTAAAGGGGATGCTATACCGGCTGAAGGATTCTATTTTTTGCTGCAGCAATACCTCGAAGGCCCGGGCATTATACAATCCCGTGAGAAAATCCCGGTAAGCCGCCTCGCGCATGGTGCGAAGGGAATCTCCTGATTTCTTCATATATCGCAGCAAGAAAAAAGTGAAGAGCCCGCCAAAGGCAAATACGATGCTGAACATGACTATCGCTTCCCTGCGGTCACTTCCTTCCAGCGTACAATAATAGACGAGGTCAGAAGCAATGATACATAGAGCAAGCGCGGCAAGCCATCTGCTCAATGAAAGTCTGGGGATGCGCAGCAGCAGGAGCGCGAAGAGCAGCGTAACAATTGCATTTAACCCTCCCCCGAAAATCGATACATGATCGACCCCATGGAGCAAAAACATCCGATAAACCGAGATGATCAGCGTCGCGACCCCTCCCGAGGTCATCCCGCCCAGATAAACCGAGATCAGTATCGGAAGCTGGCGGAAATCGGCGAACACATTATCCGTGATCGGAAAGGTAAAATACATGAGCACTACGCCAAACAAACCTAAAGCAATTCCCAGCACTACGCGTTTGCTTCTTTCTTCCAGGCTGCTGTTCAGCAAATATTTGGTTCGAATCATATTTCCAAAAAATAAAAAGGTCGTTAGAGTCGTAAAATTGTTAAACAAACTCTCAAACATCGAACATCCCTCGCTGGATTGACAGAATTGACGTCCCGAGCAATGTAATACCCTACCCTTGATTGATGTAAGCATACCATATAATTTAAGGATGAAAGATTAATTTTCGCTAAAAATCGCTATAATTCGACAAAACATGCATGGACCATTATATCAAGGGCGGATTCTAGGGCCCCACAGCTCTACGGTGTAACAAACACCGAGGGTATTATTTCCACTTTTTTCCCCTTATTCACAAACCTTGTGGACACAGCGAACCTTATGATCCAATTCAAGCCTATCATGGGCCAAATTTGCTGTATTAGCGGAACCTCGGTCCTTTAGCATCCGAATTTGCTGTTTTTATTGAAAATAGAGGAACCTCTGTCCGTTCATAGGTCGGCTGTCCAATCCTAAATAAAAAGAGACCAGGATCGACTCCTGGTCTCTTCATTTGAGGCATATCCCCGGCCCCAACTATATCAGATTATCGGTATATCCTACGGCTAACCCCAATCGCATACTAGCTTGTAGTTGGATTAGTGTCCCGTTCAATGCAGCACACTGACCTGCTGCTCGTCCAGCCTTGCTGCTCAGACATTCAGCGCGCTAACCTGCAGTTTCTCCAAGCTTACCCTGTCACCGTCCAGATGCCGAATGTGAACCGTCCTCGTCTCACCCGGCAGCAGATCGAAGAAATTGTCGCTAAACGACACATGACCTTGCGGCACATCAAGAACGACCATCCGTGCCAAATGATTATGCGCTGTGATGCTTGCCGTCTGCTCCTGCTCGTCAACCTGAACCTCTAGCGCTGCGGCCGGCATGTCCAAATCCTTCTGATCTCGCAGGTAATACAGATTGCTTGGAGCAGCAAAACCCTCGGAGGACAGCTGCACTACAACCTCCTGCGCTCCCTTGCCGCCGAGCACCTCGCTCTCCTTCAAGCTGCCGAGCTGAACAGCTGCGTTGGCCGGAATCGTTACAGCGAATTCGCGGGCATACACCTCTGTCCCTGCAAAATCATACACCTTCAACATGATCTTGCCCTCATAAGCCTGCAGCGTATCATTGACCGCCCACACATGGAGCGGCTGCCCGGCATCATGATCGATTGACAGCAGCAGCGGATGATAAAATTTCTTCATATAGTAATACGATGCCTTTGGCAGCAGCTCGTAGTCGATGACAGACCAGCTTGTACCCGGCCAGCTGTCATTGAGCTGCCAGACCAAGGAACCGCTCGTACGGTGCTTGTTGCGGCGGTAATGCTCGATGCCATATTTCAAACCCTCGGCTTGCGTCAGCATCGAGAACTTCATGTACTCCTCGATCGTCTGCGGAACGCCGGTAAATCCCTCCATCAGCAGAATGCCCTTCTGATGGTTCGTATCTTTGTTTCGATAGGCCATTTCCACGCTGCCCCAGTAGAACTCGCCTTCTGGGATATTTTTCTCCAGCGTGTACCGGTTGGCGGAAGCGTGCATGCCGAACTCGCTGCTGAACAAAGTGAAATCCTTCTTGTAATTTTTAAACGTGACGCCTTCCACGCTGTAATCCAGCAGCGGCGCCTCCCCGAATTTGCGAGGGTACACAGAGCCGTGCCAGACTTGCCAATTATGACGGTCCCCGATATCCGGATCATTGGCATCATTGCCGCCAAACGGGGAAGACGGCCAGTACGCCCGGTTATGGTCGAGCTCCTCCAGCACTTCGGGAATCAGCTCGTGGTAGATACTCTCTCCATAGAAAGGGCAAGTAATGTCTCCGCCAGACGACTTCATGTCGTACAGCCAGTCGATTTCATTATTGCCGCACCATAACGCGAGCGAGGTCCGATTACGCAGGCGCTTCACGTTATAGACGACCTCCGCCCGGACATTGTCCATGAAATCCCGGTTAAAATCCGGGAACAGCGCATTTGCGAAAGCAAAATCCTGCCACACCAGCACACCGAGCCGGTCGCATTCGTCATAAAATACGTCTTTCTCATAGATACCGCCCGCCCAAACGCGAAGCATATTCATATTGCACTCCACGGCCAGCTCGATCAGATGACGGTACCTCAGATCAGGAGCCGATCCGATAAAATGATCGACCGGAATCCAGTTGGCTCCCTTGGCGAACAGCTTTACGCCATTCAGCCGGAAAGCGAAAGACGGCTCCCCAGCCTCATTGTGCAATTCCAGCTCAATCGTGCGGATCCCAAACGGCTGCCGGTACATATCCACCTGCAGGCTATCTGCAAATAGCCGCACTTCCAGCTCATACAAATATGGCTCGCCCAAATCATGCGTCCACCAGTAACAAGGCTGAGGCACCAATAAATCTATCGAAGCACTTTTGCCTTCCACGGGAATACGCGAACTGACAACAGCCTGGCCATCCTTGCTAAGCAACCGGACTTCGCATTCGATCCGGGGCATGCCGCCAATTTGCAGCTCTTCCCGTTCGCGGTCGTAGGACAGCTGCTTTTTACGGTACACCTTCACGTCAACTTCAACCCGCACAGTCGCCTTATCCTGGGCAGCCGCAGTCGTTCTCGCATATACACTGTCAATTTTGGCGCGCACTCTCCGCGCGATCGTCACCTTGCCCCAGATACCGACCGTAACCATCCGCGGCCCCCAGTCCCAGCCGTAATTCATCGCTGCTTTGCGAATCCACGGACGCTCTTTCGTATAGGACGACCACTGAAACTGCTCCTTGTCCTTATGGTGCAAATAGAGCGGATCGAACTTCACCGCAATACAGTTCCAGCCGCGCCTTAGGATGCGAGTGACATCAAACGAATGCGCCATCAGCATATTGCGGGTCGTCCCGATTTCATGCCCATTGACATAAATCGTCGCGAATGTGTCCAATCCTTCAAACGTCAGCTCCAGCTGATGATCGTCCTCCCCTTCCGGCCAGGTATAATCAAAATGAGTACGATACCACCATTCCTTCTGCTCGATCCAGCGGCTCTTGGCATCGTTATGCCCGAAATACGGATGGTCAATGATGTTCCGTTCGATTAACGCAGAATGAACGTCGCCCGGTACCTGTGCCGTGATCCAGAAGCGATCATCCAGGCCCGGCGCAGCGATCTCCATTGGTTTCACTTGGCCGACGTCATAATGCTGAAGTTTCCATAATCCTGTAAGCTCCATACTCCCTCTCCCCTTCCGGCAAAATAACGCAATATCCTGTTCTTCACTGCGGCTTCAATTCCAGCGTGGGTTCATCGCGGAATTCGCTCGGGGTTTTCCCCGTATATTTTTTGAAAATTTTACTGAAATACTTCACGTCCTCATACCCGACCTGAGAGGCGACTTCGCTTACCTTGGCCGGGGATACCGCTAAAATTTCCATCGCCCGGCTCATCTTCTTGCGGATGACGAAATCGCCGAAGGTCATCCCCGTCGATTTTTTAAACACCTCGCTCAAATGATTCGGGTGCAGATGGACATGCTTTGCCACCTGCTGCAGGCTGACATCATGCTCAAGCTGCTCCTCGATAAAAGCCATCGCCTTATGGACATGAGCTGTCTGCCCTTCTGCATGCTGGGTATGATAGATTTTCATAATCGTATACAAATGCTGGAACAGCGCATCCTGAGGAATCATGACATCGCCGCGCCTCCATTGGAATGGTGCAGGGGTCCCGTCGAGCAGCTTCTCCCTCCCGGTAGCCGTAAGCACCCGCTCAAGCCAGCGATGTGCAGCGATCGCTACCGAATGCAGGCATGCAGACAGTGATTCCAATGTTGCCTGCGGATCCTGACGCTGCTCCTTGATGAACCTCTGCACCCAGCTTTTCAAGGCTACGGGATCGCCTTCAAGCAGTATCGCCGACAGCTCGATTTCTTCCTCGTATGTGCACACGGTTTTGCCGCCCTTGCGCCGCTTGATCTCCTCGTAGCTGCACATTTTGCTATCGATGATCATCTGATAGCCGAAAGCCTCGTCGGCAGTCAAATAAGACTCATGAAGCTTCTCCAGCTCGTATACCTGCTCGCCGGCAGCCACGAAAAGCGTACACTTCATCATCGATTCAATATGGCGAATGACCTGACGATACTGAGCTTCCTCGTCTTTATGGCGCGGATCGAGGTAAATGGCGGCCACGATTCTGTTCTTCTGCACTATCGTCGTGCAAGTCAGCAGAT
This window harbors:
- a CDS encoding spore germination protein; the encoded protein is MEAWLAEQLTGLMDFEERSLGNSGDIKMIYLRSLTDSDTVKRFIVVPSYEMDVQEYENYIFSFPGCEKAKDKQQVIEFVMKGYIFIRIKDSSYLFDAMKIEFSGISSSITEAIVQGPNDALTENIEINVNLIRRRYQSKELRIEPLTIGDVSQTTVVVMYDDSRVDRDVLQEMKQRLSEISVDILQSAGELEKYISERRYQLFPTTIVTERPDRVVFNLSAGKVAVLMNTVGYAVIAPAMFNDFFTAMDDKIQLTLVGWFMKLIRYIGLFITVTLPAFYVAFTSYNPEILKIQITLLIAGSRAAVPYPSFVEVVLMLLMMEFLIEASLRLPKAIGPTATTVGGLILGQAATQAGLVSNIMIIIVSAVAISNFVIPLNMMAFTVRVLKYYLIFFAATFGLIGIVVSTVGIVMYLSGMRSFGKPYMEIFSAKRQSS
- a CDS encoding diguanylate cyclase; amino-acid sequence: MFESLFNNFTTLTTFLFFGNMIRTKYLLNSSLEERSKRVVLGIALGLFGVVLMYFTFPITDNVFADFRQLPILISVYLGGMTSGGVATLIISVYRMFLLHGVDHVSIFGGGLNAIVTLLFALLLLRIPRLSLSRWLAALALCIIASDLVYYCTLEGSDRREAIVMFSIVFAFGGLFTFFLLRYMKKSGDSLRTMREAAYRDFLTGLYNARAFEVLLQQKIESFSRYSIPFTLLLVDIDHFKQVNDTYGHAAGDAVLSQFADLLRDTFRPDDKIARKGGEEFVVLVDHCDRDKIAKIAECLRSNVEEQPFLLPQGLIIHLTISAGSASYPDIGEEQLLDMADQALYKAKESGRNQVWRAER
- a CDS encoding Ger(x)C family spore germination C-terminal domain-containing protein, which encodes MRKWQYPRLVFLLCLVSLLLAGCQFKDVDRRVFVLSFGIDSVQTEEAGGEGGEGKEGEGKGKGKGKHLIEVSLKLAIPEGDPTKRNQEAIVISQISSSIPEAIRLLKSKVDKELDFSLCKTLLFGEGYARNNISEMTDWMVRRRDIQLVAYNGVARPTAKEVLGVRLKSERVPAYYLILSLGKEGTESPFIVSTFSYNLRRHLTEQGLDPVLPLVEKEGEDTLLINKAVLLDNQRIRAELTPDEARLLNLLTQRGLRTSFNVEMDGNIYSYNMETNRSKFKLAKSNKGNMVVQYTVGGRASLEDNTGGIEMTGPILRAVSKAASEQWEKEIKQFLVKIHGTGLDPFGWGLRYSAMNWNNATELEEWRRIYPNLEFSVKADVQVRYSGMIR
- a CDS encoding glycoside hydrolase family 2 protein, which produces MELTGLWKLQHYDVGQVKPMEIAAPGLDDRFWITAQVPGDVHSALIERNIIDHPYFGHNDAKSRWIEQKEWWYRTHFDYTWPEGEDDHQLELTFEGLDTFATIYVNGHEIGTTRNMLMAHSFDVTRILRRGWNCIAVKFDPLYLHHKDKEQFQWSSYTKERPWIRKAAMNYGWDWGPRMVTVGIWGKVTIARRVRAKIDSVYARTTAAAQDKATVRVEVDVKVYRKKQLSYDREREELQIGGMPRIECEVRLLSKDGQAVVSSRIPVEGKSASIDLLVPQPCYWWTHDLGEPYLYELEVRLFADSLQVDMYRQPFGIRTIELELHNEAGEPSFAFRLNGVKLFAKGANWIPVDHFIGSAPDLRYRHLIELAVECNMNMLRVWAGGIYEKDVFYDECDRLGVLVWQDFAFANALFPDFNRDFMDNVRAEVVYNVKRLRNRTSLALWCGNNEIDWLYDMKSSGGDITCPFYGESIYHELIPEVLEELDHNRAYWPSSPFGGNDANDPDIGDRHNWQVWHGSVYPRKFGEAPLLDYSVEGVTFKNYKKDFTLFSSEFGMHASANRYTLEKNIPEGEFYWGSVEMAYRNKDTNHQKGILLMEGFTGVPQTIEEYMKFSMLTQAEGLKYGIEHYRRNKHRTSGSLVWQLNDSWPGTSWSVIDYELLPKASYYYMKKFYHPLLLSIDHDAGQPLHVWAVNDTLQAYEGKIMLKVYDFAGTEVYAREFAVTIPANAAVQLGSLKESEVLGGKGAQEVVVQLSSEGFAAPSNLYYLRDQKDLDMPAAALEVQVDEQEQTASITAHNHLARMVVLDVPQGHVSFSDNFFDLLPGETRTVHIRHLDGDRVSLEKLQVSALNV
- a CDS encoding response regulator; this encodes MRIMIVDDEVIIRTGLAKVIRWQEIGIELLPPAASAEEALERISQERPHILLTDIRMSGMTGLELAEEARRISPDIEVIILSGYDDFVYTQQAIRQDVCDYLLKTSRPEEIIKTVLKAKRRVQERWAAESQNYHYKKEEVSRSFGMWVVDGDTQESRGMPPVPLFLPALIDEQQIGDWKKQVLIIAADGWNDSRAESLLLFAVENMLCDLLTCTTIVQKNRIVAAIYLDPRHKDEEAQYRQVIRHIESMMKCTLFVAAGEQVYELEKLHESYLTADEAFGYQMIIDSKMCSYEEIKRRKGGKTVCTYEEEIELSAILLEGDPVALKSWVQRFIKEQRQDPQATLESLSACLHSVAIAAHRWLERVLTATGREKLLDGTPAPFQWRRGDVMIPQDALFQHLYTIMKIYHTQHAEGQTAHVHKAMAFIEEQLEHDVSLQQVAKHVHLHPNHLSEVFKKSTGMTFGDFVIRKKMSRAMEILAVSPAKVSEVASQVGYEDVKYFSKIFKKYTGKTPSEFRDEPTLELKPQ
- a CDS encoding GerAB/ArcD/ProY family transporter is translated as MVKERYFYYLYLINALINIINFVPRVLIDNRFEGALLSILISVVLGSTLLITFTKIISHFPGEGLPEIVDSTLPRFIGIPLLCIFASLWYGSGAITLVSFVDITLRFISPDVSPFFALIAFLLLVTISSRLKTESILYALETTLIINCPLAAYMLLKALINPHFSWDAVMQVITHLWTMPKYNSIAGASFIFTGYVNLAIFNRSFKSLKPRHLWMIPVSGLLILLITLLVPIGYHGTIGVEDQVYTWFSTADAIRSEFFIVERVLFIFYFTYLALSLVSAVIHWHIALEIFKGFFMKKKTKGLKAASNKDWWILGVMTAVTVWMGFYLDQVKLTVLGQWFLNVRLPGEFLLIATIIAAYRRRKKRA